The uncultured Subdoligranulum sp. genomic sequence CACACCCCCGGCGAGCTGGCCGCCCTGGTCAACGCGCTGCCGACGGGCGGTGCAGCAGAACCTTTGCGCCGGAAGGCCCGGCAGGCCGCTGCCCCCTACACCCGGCAGGCCTTCGGTGCCTCGGTGGAAGCCCTCTACCGGCGCGCCATCCTGGACAAACCCGCGGTGCCCCGCACCGCCCGCACAAGGAGTGTGATCCTATGGTAAAAACCATCAACCGCGCAGCCTCGGTGCTGGGGCTGGTGCTCTGCTGTGTGCTGGCCTATTCCTTCTGGCGGGCCGGACTCTTTGATTCCCGGGAGGCGCTGACCGCCTACATCGGCCAGTTCGGCTGGGCCGGGCCGGTGGTCTTCATGGCGTTCCAGGCCGTGCAGGTGGTCATTCCCATTCTGCCCGGCGGGTTGGGGTGCCTGGCGGGGGTCATCCTGTTCGGCGGCTGGCAGGGATTCTGGTACAACTACCTCGGCATCTGCGTGGGATCGCTGGCCGCCTTTGCCATCGCCCGGGCCTGCGGACGGCCGCTGCTGGAATCCCTCTTCCCGCCCAAACTCATTGAAAAATACGACCGCTGGATGGGCACCGGCAACCGGTTTGCCCGGTGGTTCGCCCTGCTGATCTTTCTGCCGGTGGCCCCCGACGATTACCTGTGCTTTCTGGCCGGGACCACCCGCATGGACTGGCGGCTCTACACCGCCATCATCTTTCTGTGCAAACCGGCAGCCATCGCAATGTACAGCCTGGGGCTGACCGTGATCGCCCAGAACGTGCTGGGT encodes the following:
- a CDS encoding TVP38/TMEM64 family protein, coding for MVKTINRAASVLGLVLCCVLAYSFWRAGLFDSREALTAYIGQFGWAGPVVFMAFQAVQVVIPILPGGLGCLAGVILFGGWQGFWYNYLGICVGSLAAFAIARACGRPLLESLFPPKLIEKYDRWMGTGNRFARWFALLIFLPVAPDDYLCFLAGTTRMDWRLYTAIIFLCKPAAIAMYSLGLTVIAQNVLGLWR